A single genomic interval of Aedes aegypti strain LVP_AGWG chromosome 1, AaegL5.0 Primary Assembly, whole genome shotgun sequence harbors:
- the LOC5579002 gene encoding uncharacterized protein LOC5579002 translates to MNMIPLYGLVVWMGILCTIPTTVSIDIPPYCDHHTTITSQYEDYFNIDEMGNNRTDKNVVDLLLYVQLSNKQEEIALLLSASNRSRQHPDYEKTYEIRISNVYTVIYKETLRMSAHHSHSFNFFPAKHFQLHIKITRKGLITVVIDGLAKPILSVVDENPAIDVHFASFGSRMNAYPITWYFNCRSPPTTSLPETEKPGENEGEDHFSQNDAAELDENKCPVCPKPAKCEVVVRACSDTSQDLLQMSDAEKQKYFFYFNVYLSKNGKNGKAIASGFNNDNKID, encoded by the exons ATGAACATGATACCGCTATATGGATTGGTCGTTTGGATGGGGATCTTGTGCACGATCCCAACAACTGTGTCGATCGATA TTCCCCCGTATTGCGATCACCACACAACGATCACCAGCCAGTACGAAGACTACTTCAACATCGACGAGATGGGCAACAACCGAACCGACAAGAACGTCGTAGACCTACTCCTCTACGTTCAACTGTCCAACAAACAGGAGGAAATCGCTCTTCTCCTGTCGGCCAGTAACCGTTCCCGTCAACACCCAGACTACGAGAAGACCTACGAGATCCGCATCAGTAACGTCTACACCGTGATTTACAAGGAAACTCTCCGGATGTCCGCTCACCACAGCCACTCGTTCAACTTCTTCCCTGCCAAGCACTTCCAGCTACACATCAAGATCACCCGCAAAGGTTTGATCACGGTCGTGATCGACGGTCTCGCCAAACCCATCCTCTCCGTAGTCGATGAAAACCCGGCGATCGACGTGCACTTCGCTAGTTTTGGATCACGAATGAATGCCTATCCGATCACGTGGTACTTCAACTGTCGATCACCTCCAACGACCAGTCTGCCGGAAACGGAGAAACCCGGCGAAAATGAAGGCGAAGATCACTTCAGTCAGAACGACGCTGCGGAACTGGATGAAAACAAGTGTCCCGTTTGCCCAAAGCCGGCCAAGTGTGAAGTGGTGGTTCGGGCTTGCTCTGATACCTCGCAGGATCTGCTGCAGATGAGTGATGCCGAGAAGCAGAAGTACTTTTTCTATTTTAACGTGTACTTGAGCAAGAACGGCAAGAATGGAAAGGCGATCGCTTCCGGATTCAACAATGATAACAAGATTGATTAG